The proteins below are encoded in one region of Aeromonas jandaei:
- a CDS encoding Mal regulon transcriptional regulator MalI, giving the protein MSPKSLSAKATKITDVAQRAGVSVTTVSMVLNGKGRISPATAERVQQAIKELDYVPNSAAANLRSQQSNLVGLILRDITDPFYTEVTAGVSEVLEQQGYLLFLTQCGHSPERLQQSIHSLSRQGVAGIIFNPVRGAAAKTLETLLDSELPVVCAARSYYRDDVDFIGPDNTHAAKQATTYLIEQGHRHIAYVGGRADSLTRAERIGGYCASLLQYGLPFKPEWVLECERTQRSAADTIAQLLHQHPKVTAVLCHYPEVALGAIYGVEASGRTVGKDNYIGQQVALLGFDDVAEAELTSPALTFVSSPAREIGRQAARRLLTRMQQPDLAPNRHIITPNLQKRESA; this is encoded by the coding sequence ATGTCGCCCAAATCCCTCTCTGCCAAAGCCACCAAGATCACCGATGTCGCCCAGCGGGCGGGAGTGTCGGTCACCACCGTCTCCATGGTGCTCAACGGCAAGGGGCGCATCTCGCCGGCCACCGCCGAGCGGGTGCAGCAGGCGATAAAGGAGCTCGACTATGTGCCCAACAGCGCCGCCGCCAACCTGCGCAGCCAGCAGTCCAATCTGGTGGGGCTGATCCTGCGCGACATCACCGACCCCTTCTATACCGAGGTGACCGCCGGGGTGAGCGAGGTGCTGGAGCAGCAGGGCTATCTGCTGTTTCTGACCCAGTGCGGCCACAGCCCGGAGCGGCTGCAGCAGAGCATCCACTCCCTGTCACGGCAAGGGGTGGCGGGCATAATCTTCAATCCGGTGCGCGGCGCGGCGGCCAAAACCCTGGAGACCCTGCTCGATTCCGAGCTGCCGGTGGTGTGCGCCGCCCGCTCCTACTATCGGGATGACGTGGACTTTATCGGCCCCGACAACACCCACGCCGCCAAGCAGGCCACCACCTACCTTATCGAGCAGGGCCACCGCCATATCGCCTACGTCGGCGGGCGGGCCGACTCCCTCACCCGCGCCGAGCGGATCGGCGGCTACTGCGCCAGCCTGCTGCAATATGGCCTCCCCTTCAAACCGGAGTGGGTACTGGAGTGCGAGCGCACCCAGCGCAGCGCCGCCGACACCATCGCCCAACTGCTGCACCAGCACCCCAAGGTGACCGCCGTGCTCTGCCACTACCCCGAGGTGGCCCTCGGCGCCATCTATGGCGTCGAGGCGAGCGGCCGCACCGTGGGCAAGGACAACTACATCGGCCAGCAGGTGGCCCTGCTCGGTTTTGACGACGTGGCGGAGGCCGAACTCACCTCCCCCGCCCTCACCTTTGTCAGCTCACCGGCCCGCGAAATCGGCCGTCAGGCAGCAAGGCGCCTGCTGACCCGGATGCAGCAACCCGATCTCGCCCCCAACCGCCATATCATCACCCCCAATCTACAAAAGCGGGAGTCGGCCTGA
- the ascU gene encoding SctU family type III secretion system export apparatus subunit AscU, which translates to MSGEKTEQPTAKKLRDARKKGQVVKSKEVVSTAIILSLVGMLMAMSDYYLEHLGKLMLIPESHLNLPFAQALNHVVENLMQEMAYLCIPILAVSALVVLASHIAQYGFLLSGESIKPDIKHVNPVEGAKKIFSIKSLMEFVKSLLKVSLLSLLVWVTIEGNLQAMLQLPGCGMSCITPVLGGMLGQLMAVCAMGFVVIAIADYAFEHYQHIKQLKMSKDEVKREYKEMEGSPEIKSKRRQFHQELQSSNMRADVKRSSVIVANPTHIAIGIRYERGETPLPVVTLKFTDAQALLVRKIAEEEGIPVLQRIPLARALYRDALINNYIPADQIEATAEVLRWLEQWRQSEGPQW; encoded by the coding sequence ATGAGCGGCGAGAAGACCGAACAGCCCACCGCCAAAAAATTGCGCGATGCCCGCAAGAAGGGGCAGGTGGTAAAGAGCAAGGAGGTGGTCTCCACCGCCATCATCCTCAGTCTGGTGGGTATGCTGATGGCGATGTCCGACTACTACCTCGAACATCTGGGCAAGCTGATGCTGATCCCGGAATCCCACCTCAACCTCCCCTTTGCCCAGGCCCTCAACCATGTGGTGGAGAACCTGATGCAGGAGATGGCCTACCTCTGCATCCCGATCCTGGCGGTGTCGGCGCTGGTGGTGCTCGCCTCCCATATCGCCCAGTACGGTTTTCTGCTGAGTGGCGAGTCGATCAAGCCCGACATCAAGCATGTCAATCCGGTGGAGGGGGCCAAGAAGATCTTCTCCATCAAGAGCCTGATGGAGTTCGTCAAATCCCTGCTCAAGGTGAGCCTCCTGAGCCTGCTGGTATGGGTCACCATCGAGGGCAACCTGCAGGCGATGCTGCAACTGCCCGGCTGCGGCATGAGCTGCATCACTCCGGTACTGGGGGGCATGCTGGGCCAGCTGATGGCGGTCTGCGCCATGGGGTTTGTGGTGATCGCCATCGCCGATTACGCCTTCGAACACTACCAGCACATCAAGCAGCTCAAGATGAGCAAGGACGAGGTGAAGCGGGAGTACAAGGAGATGGAGGGGAGCCCGGAGATCAAAAGCAAGCGCCGCCAGTTCCATCAAGAGCTGCAATCGAGCAACATGCGCGCCGATGTGAAGCGCTCCTCGGTCATCGTCGCCAACCCGACCCATATCGCCATCGGCATTCGCTACGAGCGGGGAGAAACCCCGCTGCCGGTGGTCACCCTCAAGTTCACCGATGCCCAGGCACTGCTGGTGCGCAAGATTGCCGAAGAGGAGGGTATTCCGGTGCTGCAGCGCATCCCGCTGGCCCGCGCCCTCTATCGCGATGCGCTGATCAACAACTACATCCCCGCCGACCAGATCGAAGCGACCGCCGAGGTACTGCGCTGGCTGGAGCAGTGGCGCCAGAGCGAAGGGCCGCAGTGGTAA
- a CDS encoding type III secretion system chaperone, translating to MDLDTILTRLARQLDADQLNQLSADEWLLLATDGLALQITRTDTGLVLACRPDDRELDPRWMPLLLSYNGLLTTTGGMVMGLTGNQRLLMQLPVAIADADALASVTLNFLQLVREWQLRLLAPCQPTLSEPGSLNMLSAIKG from the coding sequence ATGGATCTCGATACTATACTGACCCGGCTTGCCCGGCAGCTCGATGCCGACCAGCTCAATCAGCTCTCTGCCGACGAGTGGCTGCTGCTTGCCACGGATGGCCTCGCCCTGCAAATCACCCGAACCGACACCGGCCTTGTGCTGGCTTGCCGCCCCGATGACCGGGAGCTGGATCCCCGCTGGATGCCGCTGCTGCTCAGCTATAACGGCCTGCTGACCACTACGGGAGGCATGGTGATGGGATTGACCGGCAACCAGCGCCTGCTGATGCAGTTACCGGTCGCCATCGCAGATGCCGATGCACTGGCCAGCGTGACCCTCAACTTCCTGCAACTGGTACGGGAGTGGCAGTTGCGGCTGCTTGCGCCGTGCCAGCCAACCCTCTCCGAACCCGGCTCTCTTAATATGCTGTCTGCCATCAAGGGATAA
- a CDS encoding anthrax toxin lethal factor-related metalloendopeptidase, whose amino-acid sequence MNTTSATSLTSLYRDLHLSSAGSQQELRASNGNLYLKEGKGLISVESHRLAHRDAAIAQVITAMSREYGMSTEEAGSLLRSVQADSGKVTVADVRQLHNELTLGARHQSERSQELQQVADLRKQQLASATRAQGLAPDIRTHEQLRNAITRQHGEQTLALLDEKLPSFMHSKGMLTPRHIETIGQLLNSGEVARFQQAITMVTLNAKSPVDSQAARAVAIELAKLPMNLLKQADAEGLTIRVTHDNVTTYHTHLAGTSARGHGGGGWDKLPGVGAFGGSKETVIAMEQDRSGKWQVGSHHGSANLVLHEFGHSIDRLVGASTTGANLSQDSSFYAAWYNDYHKLGDAYFQQAGPKGNYEPGLEESFAEGLARLYGDNNAFAHWSHIEAQLLTL is encoded by the coding sequence ATGAATACCACCTCAGCGACCTCATTGACGTCACTCTATCGTGACCTCCACTTATCCTCCGCCGGCAGCCAGCAGGAGCTGCGCGCCAGCAATGGCAATCTCTACCTCAAGGAGGGCAAGGGGCTGATCTCCGTCGAGAGCCACAGGCTGGCTCACCGGGACGCCGCCATTGCCCAGGTGATCACCGCCATGAGCCGGGAATATGGCATGAGCACGGAAGAGGCTGGCAGCCTGCTGCGCAGCGTACAGGCAGATAGCGGCAAAGTGACGGTGGCGGATGTGCGTCAGCTGCACAACGAACTCACCCTCGGGGCCCGGCACCAGAGCGAACGCTCGCAAGAGTTGCAGCAAGTCGCCGACCTGCGCAAACAGCAGCTCGCCTCAGCTACCCGCGCTCAGGGGCTCGCCCCCGATATTCGCACCCATGAGCAGCTGCGCAACGCCATCACCCGGCAACATGGTGAGCAAACGCTCGCCCTGCTCGACGAGAAACTCCCCTCTTTCATGCACAGCAAGGGGATGCTGACTCCGCGCCATATCGAGACCATCGGCCAACTGCTCAACTCCGGCGAAGTGGCCCGCTTCCAGCAAGCCATCACCATGGTCACGCTCAACGCCAAGAGCCCGGTCGACAGTCAGGCAGCCCGCGCCGTTGCCATCGAACTGGCCAAGCTGCCCATGAACCTGCTCAAGCAGGCCGATGCCGAAGGGCTGACGATCCGGGTCACCCATGACAATGTGACCACCTACCATACCCATCTGGCCGGAACGAGCGCCCGTGGTCATGGTGGTGGCGGGTGGGACAAGCTGCCGGGCGTCGGTGCCTTCGGCGGCAGTAAAGAGACCGTTATCGCCATGGAACAGGATCGCTCGGGCAAATGGCAAGTGGGTAGCCACCACGGCTCGGCCAATCTGGTGTTGCACGAATTTGGCCACTCCATCGATCGTCTGGTGGGCGCCAGCACCACAGGTGCCAACCTGAGTCAGGACAGCTCTTTCTATGCGGCCTGGTACAACGACTACCACAAACTGGGGGATGCCTACTTTCAGCAGGCGGGCCCAAAAGGGAACTACGAACCGGGACTGGAGGAGAGCTTTGCCGAAGGTCTGGCGCGCCTTTATGGCGACAACAATGCCTTCGCTCACTGGAGCCATATCGAGGCACAACTGTTGACGCTCTGA
- the malX gene encoding maltose/glucose-specific PTS transporter subunit IIBC, producing MAKPQAKSTIWEFLQSLGKTFMLPVALLAFSGILLGVGSSLTSDAVKQSMPFLDNTVLQLLFLWMTKVGLVAFIYLPVMFAVAIPLGLAREEKGVAAFAGFVGYAALNLSINFYLTVANVIGDAAAEKAYGVKSILGISSIDTGILGAIIVGVIVAKLHARFYTYKMPDALAFFGGARFVPIITALVLGVVGLVVPFVWPWFAAGINGIGALISHAGSFGPFLFGTGERLLLPLGLHHILVALIRFTEAGGTQLVCGHEVSGALNIFYAELSCADTSGFSVSATSFLSQGKMPAFLGGLPGAALAMYHCARPENRGKIKALLVSGVVACVIGGITEPLEFLFLFVAPVLYVIHAILTGLGFMTMGLLGVTIGNTDGNLIDFLVFGVLQGTATKWYLVPVAAAIWFAIYYSVFRFAIVRFNLKTPGREIETSEAAQPAGKKAGNSGYNGEIILNALGGADNILALDNCITRLRMSVQDMSRVDDKVLKANGAIGVIKLDEHNLQVVIGPQVHLVKNQLQSLMGA from the coding sequence ATGGCCAAGCCTCAAGCCAAATCAACCATCTGGGAGTTCCTGCAGAGCCTCGGCAAGACCTTTATGTTGCCGGTCGCCCTGCTGGCCTTCTCGGGCATCCTGCTCGGTGTCGGCAGCTCGCTCACCAGCGATGCGGTCAAGCAGAGCATGCCTTTCCTCGACAATACCGTGCTGCAACTGCTGTTCCTCTGGATGACCAAGGTGGGGTTGGTAGCCTTTATCTACCTGCCGGTGATGTTTGCGGTGGCCATTCCGCTCGGGCTGGCACGGGAAGAGAAGGGGGTCGCGGCCTTTGCCGGTTTCGTCGGCTATGCGGCGCTCAACCTCTCCATCAACTTCTACCTCACCGTGGCCAACGTCATCGGTGACGCAGCGGCGGAGAAGGCCTACGGGGTGAAATCGATCCTCGGCATCAGCTCCATCGACACCGGGATTCTGGGGGCCATCATCGTCGGGGTGATCGTTGCCAAATTGCACGCCCGTTTCTACACCTACAAGATGCCCGATGCGCTCGCCTTCTTCGGCGGCGCTCGCTTCGTGCCCATCATCACCGCGCTGGTGCTGGGTGTAGTCGGCTTGGTCGTGCCGTTCGTCTGGCCCTGGTTTGCTGCCGGTATCAACGGCATCGGGGCGCTGATCTCCCACGCCGGTTCCTTCGGCCCCTTCCTGTTCGGTACCGGTGAGCGTCTGCTGCTGCCGCTCGGTCTGCACCACATTCTGGTGGCGCTGATCCGCTTTACCGAAGCGGGCGGCACCCAGCTGGTATGCGGTCACGAGGTGAGCGGCGCGCTCAATATCTTCTACGCCGAGCTCTCCTGCGCCGACACTTCCGGATTCTCGGTCTCTGCCACCTCCTTCCTCTCGCAGGGCAAGATGCCTGCCTTCCTCGGCGGTCTGCCGGGTGCGGCGCTCGCCATGTATCACTGCGCCCGTCCGGAAAATCGCGGCAAGATCAAGGCGCTGCTGGTCTCTGGCGTGGTGGCCTGCGTCATCGGCGGTATCACCGAGCCGCTGGAGTTCCTGTTTCTGTTCGTGGCACCGGTACTCTACGTTATTCACGCCATCCTGACAGGTCTGGGCTTTATGACCATGGGGCTGCTTGGCGTCACCATCGGCAACACCGACGGCAACCTCATCGATTTTCTGGTGTTCGGCGTGCTGCAAGGCACCGCCACCAAGTGGTATCTGGTGCCGGTCGCGGCGGCCATCTGGTTTGCCATCTACTACAGCGTGTTCCGCTTCGCCATCGTGCGCTTTAACCTGAAGACCCCGGGCCGCGAGATTGAAACCAGCGAGGCTGCCCAGCCCGCAGGCAAGAAGGCTGGCAACAGTGGTTACAACGGTGAAATCATCCTCAACGCCCTGGGCGGCGCCGATAACATTCTGGCGCTCGATAACTGCATCACCCGCCTGCGGATGTCGGTGCAGGACATGAGCCGGGTCGATGACAAGGTACTGAAAGCAAACGGCGCCATCGGGGTGATCAAGCTCGACGAGCACAACCTGCAGGTGGTGATCGGCCCGCAGGTACATCTGGTGAAAAACCAGCTGCAGAGCCTGATGGGGGCCTGA
- a CDS encoding sugar isomerase domain-containing protein, with product MFEYVEKLQARIATMVSQNEAGIRQAAHWFSEAIVHNKMIHMLGTGHSHMVGLEGFIRAGGLGNINAVLDSTVTTADGALRSSALEKLPGLAAILWEDQPIAPGDLMVVISNSGRNALPIEWAQLARARGHKVIAITSVAQSAQNPSRHPSGQKLMELADLVLDNCVPPGDGLCEVNDRVTGAFSSISGMVLINTLVVEAQKLALAQGVTPLIFSSQNVDGFNNDDVYHHFQGRLKSM from the coding sequence ATGTTTGAGTACGTCGAAAAACTGCAAGCGCGCATTGCTACCATGGTCAGTCAGAACGAAGCCGGGATCCGGCAGGCGGCCCACTGGTTTAGCGAGGCCATCGTTCACAACAAGATGATCCATATGCTGGGCACCGGGCACTCACATATGGTCGGGCTGGAGGGGTTTATCCGTGCCGGTGGCCTTGGCAATATCAACGCCGTGCTCGACTCCACCGTCACCACCGCCGATGGAGCCCTGCGCAGCTCGGCGCTGGAAAAACTGCCCGGGCTTGCCGCCATTTTGTGGGAGGATCAGCCGATTGCGCCGGGGGATCTGATGGTGGTCATCTCCAATTCGGGGCGCAACGCTCTGCCCATCGAGTGGGCCCAGCTTGCCAGAGCGCGCGGCCACAAGGTGATCGCTATTACCTCAGTGGCACAATCGGCGCAAAACCCGAGTCGTCACCCTTCTGGCCAAAAACTGATGGAGCTGGCCGATCTGGTACTGGACAACTGCGTGCCGCCGGGCGATGGCCTGTGCGAGGTCAATGATCGGGTCACTGGCGCCTTCTCCTCCATCTCCGGCATGGTGCTGATCAATACGCTGGTAGTCGAAGCGCAGAAACTGGCGCTGGCACAAGGCGTCACCCCGCTTATTTTCTCCAGCCAGAATGTGGATGGCTTTAATAACGATGATGTTTACCACCATTTCCAAGGGCGATTGAAGTCGATGTAA
- the sctT gene encoding type III secretion system export apparatus subunit SctT, translated as MTLESLQGQMLAYTLLLPRFISCFVMLPVLSKLMLGGAMIRNGVVCSLALFAYPMVADTLPPAIDALDLALLVAKEVLLGLLIGFVAAIPFWAVEASGFLVDNQRGAAMASLFNPSLASQTSPTGLLLTQTLITLFFSGGAFLALLSALFQSYASWPVTRFFPAIGDLWVSFFYSQFSQMLLLCALLAAPLLIAMFLAEFGLALISRFAPSLNVFVLAMPIKSAVASLLLVIYIKLMMDHAYRQVLAVMDPLQLLAPILEAR; from the coding sequence ATGACCCTCGAGAGCCTGCAGGGCCAGATGCTGGCCTACACCCTGCTGCTGCCACGCTTTATCAGCTGCTTCGTCATGCTGCCGGTACTGAGCAAGCTGATGCTGGGGGGGGCGATGATCCGCAACGGCGTGGTCTGCTCGCTGGCGCTGTTCGCCTACCCCATGGTGGCCGACACCCTGCCTCCCGCCATCGATGCCCTCGATCTGGCGCTCTTGGTAGCCAAGGAGGTGCTGCTCGGCCTGCTGATCGGCTTTGTCGCCGCCATCCCCTTCTGGGCCGTCGAGGCGAGCGGCTTTCTGGTGGATAACCAGCGCGGCGCGGCCATGGCATCCCTGTTCAACCCGAGCCTCGCCAGCCAGACCAGCCCCACCGGTCTGCTGCTGACCCAGACCCTGATCACCCTCTTCTTTTCCGGCGGCGCCTTTCTCGCCCTGCTCTCGGCCCTGTTCCAGAGCTATGCCAGCTGGCCGGTGACCCGTTTCTTTCCCGCTATCGGAGATCTCTGGGTGAGCTTTTTCTACAGCCAGTTCAGCCAGATGCTGCTGCTCTGCGCCCTGCTGGCGGCCCCCCTGCTGATCGCCATGTTTCTGGCAGAGTTCGGGCTGGCCCTTATCAGCCGCTTCGCCCCCTCCCTCAACGTCTTCGTACTGGCGATGCCGATAAAAAGCGCCGTCGCCAGCCTGCTGCTGGTCATCTACATCAAGCTGATGATGGATCACGCCTACCGCCAGGTGCTGGCGGTGATGGATCCGCTGCAACTGCTGGCCCCCATTCTGGAGGCGCGATGA
- a CDS encoding DUF3142 domain-containing protein codes for MNTLPLSADHKKLLVRLYQKWRKAGAKVTGIQIDFDAATRQLNRYATSLRQLRQVLPAECKLSVTGLLDWAKTGDVAQLNSLPVDEIVIQTYQGKHTVPGYSAYLPAMMQLTIPFKVGLVQEGEWEPSWQATLATSPHYRGEVVFLLNR; via the coding sequence GTGAATACGCTGCCGCTCTCTGCCGATCACAAAAAGTTGCTGGTCAGGCTGTATCAGAAGTGGCGCAAGGCCGGAGCCAAAGTAACGGGTATTCAGATCGACTTTGATGCAGCCACCCGCCAACTGAACCGTTACGCCACCTCTTTGCGGCAGTTGCGACAAGTGTTGCCGGCAGAGTGCAAGCTCAGCGTAACGGGCCTGCTCGACTGGGCCAAGACGGGGGATGTGGCACAACTCAACAGCCTTCCGGTTGATGAGATAGTGATCCAGACCTATCAGGGCAAACATACGGTACCGGGTTACAGCGCCTATCTACCCGCAATGATGCAGCTCACCATTCCATTCAAGGTTGGCCTGGTGCAGGAGGGAGAGTGGGAACCCTCGTGGCAGGCAACGCTTGCAACCTCCCCCCACTACCGGGGGGAGGTCGTCTTCTTGCTCAATCGCTAG
- a CDS encoding MalY/PatB family protein: MHDIYDFDHVVDRHGTYCTQWDYVADRFGHADLLPFTISDMDFETAPCIRAALAKRLEHGVFGYSRWNHDDFKGAVSDWFAHRYGASLDPETLVYGPSVIYVIAQLVSLWSAPGEGVLVHTPAYDAFGNMLAANDRVLLPCPLKKAEGSYQIDWQCFEQQAARPDCRILLLCSPHNPTGRVWTRDELGRMAAICQRHGVKVISDDIHMDVSFARYLPWSEVAPDDHWALVSSGSKSFNIPALGGAYAFIANAAARAAYLQRLKAAHGLSSPPILGVLAHISAYRDGATWLDALKNYLHGNLAHVAARLNAAFPAIDYRVPEGTYLAWIDLRGLGIDSPERMDALQTLLVEKYRVAIMRGDTYGPEGTGYIRLNVGCPRSKVDQGLDALIGALGEVV; this comes from the coding sequence ATGCACGATATTTATGACTTCGACCATGTGGTCGACCGCCACGGCACCTACTGCACCCAGTGGGACTATGTAGCCGACCGTTTTGGCCATGCCGATCTGCTCCCCTTTACCATCTCCGACATGGATTTCGAGACCGCCCCCTGCATTCGCGCAGCCCTGGCCAAGCGCCTTGAGCACGGGGTATTTGGCTACAGCCGCTGGAATCACGACGACTTCAAGGGGGCGGTGAGCGACTGGTTTGCCCACCGCTACGGCGCGAGCCTCGACCCCGAGACGCTGGTTTACGGCCCCTCGGTCATCTATGTGATTGCCCAGCTGGTGAGCCTCTGGTCGGCGCCGGGCGAAGGGGTGCTGGTGCATACCCCCGCCTATGACGCCTTCGGCAATATGCTGGCTGCCAACGACCGGGTGCTGCTGCCTTGCCCGCTCAAAAAAGCAGAGGGGAGTTACCAGATCGACTGGCAATGTTTCGAGCAGCAAGCGGCTCGTCCCGATTGCCGGATTTTGCTGCTCTGCAGCCCCCACAACCCCACCGGCCGGGTCTGGACGCGGGATGAACTCGGCCGGATGGCCGCTATCTGCCAGCGCCATGGGGTCAAGGTCATCTCGGACGACATCCATATGGATGTGAGCTTTGCCCGCTACCTGCCGTGGAGCGAGGTGGCACCGGACGATCACTGGGCGCTGGTGAGCTCGGGCTCCAAATCCTTCAATATTCCCGCCCTTGGCGGCGCCTACGCCTTTATCGCCAACGCAGCGGCGCGGGCCGCCTATCTGCAGCGGCTCAAGGCGGCCCACGGCCTCTCATCGCCGCCCATTCTCGGGGTGCTGGCCCATATCAGTGCCTATCGGGACGGCGCTACCTGGCTCGATGCCCTGAAAAACTACCTGCACGGCAACCTCGCCCATGTGGCGGCGCGGCTCAACGCCGCTTTCCCCGCCATTGACTATCGGGTGCCCGAGGGAACCTATCTCGCCTGGATTGACCTGCGCGGCCTTGGCATCGACTCCCCCGAGCGGATGGATGCGCTGCAAACCTTGCTGGTGGAGAAATACCGGGTCGCCATCATGCGCGGTGACACCTATGGCCCGGAAGGCACAGGCTATATCCGCCTCAACGTCGGCTGCCCGCGCTCGAAGGTTGACCAAGGGCTCGACGCCCTGATCGGTGCGCTGGGGGAGGTGGTGTAA